In candidate division KSB1 bacterium, the genomic window CTACAGCCTAACAATAGCAGCCCTGCTCATGTCACTGAGAAAGAGGCGCTCCGAAAACTTTTTCATACTTCTTGACTCTCAATTGAGATAGTGCGAAATCTCTTGGCGGACTATCAATATCATCAAATTCTTTCAGCAAATCGCCATAAACATTCGCCGTCGTGAGCTCGTCGATCGCGGTGAAATATCTGCACATGATTGAGAAAAAGGCCAGAACTTCACTGATGTGAAACTCATCTCGCTCGGGATAAATGGATTGCAACTCAAACTTGTTATCAAATACTTCAGGTATTTTTTCGGTTTTTTCCTTTTTAAGCAAGTATTGAGCATAATTACACCTGGCAAACAAGTAATCAGGAAATCTCTGATAAATGTATTCACAAACTTGTTCGGCGGCTTTTTGGTCACCTGAATTTTCATAAGCCTTGATCAGATAATTGTAATAGATGGGATTGTTAGGAAATTTCTTCATCAGAGTTTTTAATTTGGGAATGGCTTTACGGGCGCTCCCCGAACTCGCCAGGTAATAAAGCTTTTCGGCTTTGCGCATATCTTCTTCCGGACTGAAGTAGTTTGGCTTTTCTACCGGCTCGAAGGAGATTTTATATTGTCGTAATTCCAAGGTCTCAGGATTCACATCCGGCCCGCTTTGTTTGCCGAATTTCTGTTCATATAGCGCGTCAATCATTTCAAACGGGTCTTCGGGCAAGGGTTCCTCATCATCTTCCATTTCATCATCGTATTCGTCAGCAAAACCGACACCGTCCACGTAAACCACATTGTAATTATCAGGACCAACCGTTTTTTCAAGCTGGGCGATGATATGTTTTGGTTCTTCATCCAGCGTTGTAACCACAGTTGGAACGCCGTCTTCACCAAACTCAATTTTTGCAGCCTTGATATCCACACCGGGATCTTCCAAAATATATTGTGTGACCGAGAAATCTTTGTGAGGTTGAAATCCGCATTTTTGTGCAAATTCCACCGCTCCATAAATGATAGTATGTGCTAAAGCGTAATCGCATTTCTTTAAAATGAAATCTTCCCGGAACTGTTCATATTCGCGCTGGGTCATATTAAAACTAAAGAAGGTATCCTTGACGCCAAGGCAAAGCATATCGACAAGGTAGACGCCGCATGATATGTGGCCGTTCTTATGTATTCTGGCCACAAGAATCTCTGGCATTCTCGAGTCTTCCCAGTCGTCGGATATGAAACATTTGTGAATGGATAGCTGACGAGCCTTTGTCTTGATGTAGGTCTTCGGTGAAAGGGTTATTGCACCGCTTTTTTTCGTTTTTCTTTTCTTCTTTTTTGACATGATTCCAATATTTTTGAATTAGAGTAATAATTAAACTCCATACTTTTCCGCAAAAGCCACAAACGCCTCCTCAAAAATTTTCATCGGTGGACGAACGAGTCCCGCGCCGACCTGGCCAATGCCGGCCTTCTTGTGAGCAATGCCGGTGTTTACGCGCGGAGTGATACCAGTTTCAATGACTTTTTGGAGATCGATACCAGTGGGCGTGCCCCTAAAATCAAATGGTGGAATGGTAAAATATTTGTGTTCCGCAAAAGTAATCTCATACATTTCCAGACTGGCGTTCAAGGCATCTTTGGGTGTGCCGCTAACAAAAGTCACAATGGCAGGGGCTCCTGCCATAGCGAAGCCACCAATGCCGGCGGTTTCGGTAATGGTACTGTCTCCAATGTCCGGGTTGGCATCGCTCTCCTTGTAGCCGGGGAAATAAAGTCCTTTGGGAATCTGTGCGGGCGCAGTAAACCACTGCTCTCCCATGCCGCTGACCCGAATGCCAAAGTCGGTACCGTTTCGGGCCATGGTCGTGACAATGGTACTGCCTTCAATGCCGTGTGCGGCATCCGCCATCGCTTTGCAGGCTGCCATTACTGGATTAAGGACGCTTAGCGCATTGTCGCCAATGGCTTGGAGCACTTCGGAGGTCACCTTGCTGTCCTGGCTCACTTTGGCGATATTCGGAGCGAGTGCTTTCAGGAATAAAATCGAACCGGCTTTATTTCGGTTGTGCCCTTCATCCCCCATATGAAGGGCTTCAGACAGCAAGGCCTTGATGTCGATGCCGCCACTGGCTTCAATTGCACCCTTCAGAATCGGCGCCATCACATCTTCCATCCAGCGCAGCCGTTTCTGTACTTCTTCTCCGAAGGCACCGTAGCGCAAAACCTTGCCATACCCCTCGTTTAGATTTGAGAAGGCCTTATTGCCGTGGGTTTCATTTTCAATAATGTAAACCGACATCGACGCTGATGTTACTCCCGCCATCGGTCCAACGGCCTGATGATGGTGGCAAGGCTCGAGTTCAATTTCACCACTTTCGACCAGAGCCTTAGCTTCGGTTTCATTCTTTGCCTTGCCTTCGAAAATAAGGGCGCCGGTAATGGCACCGCGCATCGGACCTGAGGCGCGTTCCCAGGTAATCGGCGGTCCGGCGTGCAATAACAGGTTATCACGCATACCAGGAATAACATTTATAGCTTTAGCCAATCCGGTAAGCATAGCGCGGGCTTCTATCATTTTCTGAGTTGCTTCTTGATTGGCTTTATCTATGTCCATACTGTTATTCTCCAATTGGTTTACCACTTCATGTCCTTCGTGGTTATGATTTTTTCATGCGTTCTAAAATCGATATGAGCTTTTCATTGCCGCCAGCGGGCGGGCGCCAGTCGACATGAATAACGGTCGCACCCTGTTCCCGCAGACTTTCGCTAAACGACTCCAGCCCGACGTTGATAGCTTGCAGGGGCTGCTGCAAAACCTTTAGATCCACTGCAGTCAATTCAGTTGCTTTTTCCTGAGATTGCAAACGCTGACCCACGTAGAGTGCTGCTTCTCTTGAGCTTGTCTCAACGCGCGCCCCGGCAGTTTTGAATTTTTTAATTTGTGCTTTCAAATCCTGGGGGTCTTCATCTGTGCCAATAACTGTGACAATGACTTCCAGATTGCGTCCGTTTTTTTGGGCTGAGGAAATAGCATTCGAAATGGCTGGGGCGAGCTCGCTAGCGGGATCCGGATGAGCACCGTATCCGAGAACTACATCTAAGAGGATGATGGCAACTTCAGGATCACTGGCTTCTTTGGCCAAACGTTGCAGCCGTAAAGTATTGTCCAGCATGGGATGCGGACGGCCCACGGTAAACTCATCCTCACCGAGATCGAGAATGGTATGCTTTTGACTTACCAGGGGGTTGGCGAGTGCCTGCTCCTTTTTTAGCGGAATATTTGAATAGAGATTTGGCAGATAGTCCTGCAAAATCAGCAGGGTCTCATAAGCCAGTGTTCCTCCTGAAAAAAGCCCGCGCAAATATTTTTGACCGGACTGAGACATATCCCCTGCTGAAGTTTCACGAGGAGAGGTAGCCGGCGTATCCACCAGTTTAACGGCAAGTTCGGCGGCTGCGTCCAGGGAACTTGCGAAATGGAGATTCGTATTCTTTTCCAATTGCATTGCCGAATGGCCAAGGAAATTGATAACGACATGCTTTCTAGCCTCGCGAGCTCTTTGCAATAACCGCGAGACAACTTTGGAGTCTGCCGGCTTTGAAATGAGAACCATAACTTGCGTTTTTGAATCGCGCCTGAGTAAATCCAGAGCCTGAAGTGCGGTAATGCCTCCCACCGAAGTAGAAAGATCGCGCCCGCCGGTGCCGATGGCATGCGTGATGCCGCTGCCCAATTGATGAATTCGTGCCGTTACTTGCTGAAGGCCGGTTCCCGAAGCGCCGACAAGGCCAATAGGCCCGCGACGTACTTTGTTTGCAAAACCCAGTCCGACTTCGTTGATAATCGCAGTCCCGCAATCAGGGCCCATTACCAGTAACCCTTTTTCAGATGCATCCTTTTTCAAAGCGACTTCATCTTCCAGAGAAACGTTGTCGCTGTAAAGGAAGATATTTTTGCCGTGACGCAGTCCTTCTCTGGCAACGCTTGCCGCATAATTTCCTGGCACCGAAACCAAAACCCATTGTGCTTCGGGAAGCATTTTTACAGCAGCTTCAAGACTTTTGGGCAGATAATCCTGTTCATCATGGGAGCGTCGACGGGAAAGCAGGGTGTCTACCTTTCCCAAAGCTGTTACTGTGGCAGCTTTATTGTCACCCTGAATACTAATAATCAAATCTGTACCTGAGCACTCTTGAGCTTCTGCACTTAAAAGACCCTGCTCCTTAAGCAGCTCTTTGTTGGCATTTGTGGCCAGCATAACGCCTGCGTTGCTAATACCGGGAAGATTCATCAACTCTGCTTGTAATTGCATCAGAGTTATGGAGTCGTAGTAAGTCCCTCTGCGAATTTCGATTTTCGTGGCAGCCATTGTGTTTCCAAGAGACAAATTAACAAATAAAAATGCAAAATGATTTTGAATTTTGCAAGCAAATAGATTGAGGATCGAACTAGTGCAACGTTCTGTAAATAGCGTAGCATTGAGGAGAGAAGTGTTCAGGTGTTTGGGTGTTTAAGGTGTTAAGGGATTCAAGTATCTAAAATAAAATAACTTAGGAAGAAAAGTCTTTAACACTCTTACACTTCTAACACCCAAACACATCATACCGACCCATTGCAATGTTATTTCGAAAACGATTCACTCGTTAGACGGATTTATATTTACATTGATTGCCAGATGAAATTAGTGGTGAGGATTTCAATGAAAAAAATGACTACGTTGTTTTACGTACTCCTGTTTAGTGTTTCCGCAACTTTTGTCGGGGCACAAACAAAGCCGGTATTGACTCAAATCAATTTCCTTGTTTCTTCCGGCGATACAGTTACTGAAACGAGTAATGGCCGTGTTACAGTAGAATTGCAATTTGACATCCAGATCCCGATGAATGAAACGGTTTCTCCTACCGTAAAATTCGGTCTTGACCAAAGTTTCCCTCTGCCTTTGCTCACGGGTAGTTCTGTTTGGTCCCCGGGGAATATTTGGCACGGAGATTTTATAGTCTCCAATTTAAACCCCTCTACGGCGGATGGCGAATATATTTTTCAAGTTTTCGATGCTGAGAGTGTCTTTGGAGTCAAGATGGATACAACTTTAAGCACAGATCCAGGCCTGAATAAAACTTTGTTCATTTGCCGTAGCGGTGAACTTCTGTTGGATACGACTACCGTAGATTTTGGCACTGTTACTCTTGGCCCTCCTCTTGGCCCTCCGACTATGACTGTGACCATCAATAATCAAAGCTGTGCCGAACTCAATGTCTCGGGTATCAGCGTGCCCTCACCATTTCGATTGGTAAATCCAATCGGCTCGTTTCCTCCAATACCTGGAAACGGGAGCAGATTAGTCACTGTTGAGTTTAATCCGACGCAACGAACTTCTTATTCAAAAAATATGACGATCATAAGCGACGATCGCTTTCAGACTTCGCGCAGGGACACGGTTCAATTGTTCGGTTCGGGGAAAGGCCCGAGAATTGAGGTATCTTCTAACTCGGTTGACTCGCTTGACTCGCTGCCCTTTGGCAAAGTTGAAGTCGGATCTGATAGTACCCTTTCTTTCTTAGTTAGTAATCCCAAAGCCGCTAATGCCAGTCTTGGTGACACTTTAAATGTATCAAATATTTTTACAAATAGCGGAGTCTTTACGGTTTCAGCAACAGAGCTTACCATTCCACCGGATTCCACAAAAAATGTCGATGTGACCTTTACGCCGGCAGACCGGGTTTTCTATAATGCACTTATGCAAATTTTTAGTGATGATGGCATAACGCCAATCCGGACAGTTTCCTTGTCTGGTCATGCCAGCGATGAAGCAGCTCCGCCAGCGATTACAGGTTTATCCGTTAATTTTGACATTGGAAGACTGATCAGTGCCGGCAGCCTGGGCCTTTGCTGGGATCCTGTGACTGATCCAAGCGGCATCGCGGCCGTTTGGTACTATTTTTCAAGAACGCCTACCACGCAATCAGCAAGACCTGACACAGGTCGGACCGCAAACAGCGTCGGCGGAAGGATTGTTTTGCTGCCCAATGCCAGTTGCGTCAGTTTACCGCTTTTGAATCGAATTACCTCCGGACAATGGTATTGCTATGTTTGGCTTGAGGACGGCATCGGAAACAGCAGTTGGGCGAATAGAGCTGAAGATTTTTTTTACTATGATATCAACCCGCCGGGAATCCCCACCATCGCAAGCCGGTCCATCCCTGAGCTTCAGTGGTTTAGTGCAAATCATGCTTTTAGATTGACTCTGAATATTCCAGTTGATGAATCGAGAAATAGCAGGGATGCAGTTGAGGTATTCTGGAAATATCAGGATCCACCTAGTTCTTCGACAGATTTTGATGGCAGCCATGAATTTAACCCGCCCAGCGGGGAAACGGAATTGTTTACAGTCCCGTTCAATTCAGAGCAACTTTGTGGTGACGATTCACTTTATTTCTGGCTGGCAGATTCAGCTGGAAATGTCGATGCGAACAATTATGCATTGACGCGTTATAGATTTGACATGTGCCCGCCCAATATCACCCGGATTCTCCCCGATGCCCAGAATATCGCCAATCTGGGACAGGCATTCATCGATACTGTGACCATAACCGACCACGTCAGCATTGACACTTCGAGCATCCGGCTGCATTATCGCTTTGGCGGCGCTGAGTCGGAAGAGCCTTCAAGAAGACTAACTCGAATTTCCGGAACCGATACTTATATTCTCGATATTCCGGATGCAGGCGTTACCAAACGCGGCGTCGAATACCAGGTTGTTGCCACCGACGATCTCGGTAATATGGCAGCCGGACCCATTTCATCACTGTGTGATTCCGATTCCCTCTGGTTTCCGGTTCGCACTCGTTTGGAGGGTGAAGGTGATTTTCGAATTGACATCGACGGCGGCCCTGTGCCTTTAGTTGCCGGAGATACTACAAATTCCTATCAGTTGTTTTCAGTGCCATACGACCTGGACAACGGCCAGGTCATGCAGGTTTTGGCGGACGATTTGGGGGCATACGATGATACGATGTGGCGGTTTTTTGACTTCAAGAATGATGGTTCGATTTCCGGCTGTCCTGAGAATCCGGAACTTTGTTTCGTTGAAGCGGAGACGGCCAGAGATTTTACTCCGGGTCGGTCCTACTTTATTATCACACGTCAGGAAAATGTTATTGTCGATGGTGGGCCAGGTCAAACCAGGCGCACGGTTTGTAATGATACCGTTCAAGTTTACG contains:
- the fdrA gene encoding acyl-CoA synthetase FdrA; the protein is MAATKIEIRRGTYYDSITLMQLQAELMNLPGISNAGVMLATNANKELLKEQGLLSAEAQECSGTDLIISIQGDNKAATVTALGKVDTLLSRRRSHDEQDYLPKSLEAAVKMLPEAQWVLVSVPGNYAASVAREGLRHGKNIFLYSDNVSLEDEVALKKDASEKGLLVMGPDCGTAIINEVGLGFANKVRRGPIGLVGASGTGLQQVTARIHQLGSGITHAIGTGGRDLSTSVGGITALQALDLLRRDSKTQVMVLISKPADSKVVSRLLQRAREARKHVVINFLGHSAMQLEKNTNLHFASSLDAAAELAVKLVDTPATSPRETSAGDMSQSGQKYLRGLFSGGTLAYETLLILQDYLPNLYSNIPLKKEQALANPLVSQKHTILDLGEDEFTVGRPHPMLDNTLRLQRLAKEASDPEVAIILLDVVLGYGAHPDPASELAPAISNAISSAQKNGRNLEVIVTVIGTDEDPQDLKAQIKKFKTAGARVETSSREAALYVGQRLQSQEKATELTAVDLKVLQQPLQAINVGLESFSESLREQGATVIHVDWRPPAGGNEKLISILERMKKS
- a CDS encoding DUF1116 domain-containing protein, which codes for MDIDKANQEATQKMIEARAMLTGLAKAINVIPGMRDNLLLHAGPPITWERASGPMRGAITGALIFEGKAKNETEAKALVESGEIELEPCHHHQAVGPMAGVTSASMSVYIIENETHGNKAFSNLNEGYGKVLRYGAFGEEVQKRLRWMEDVMAPILKGAIEASGGIDIKALLSEALHMGDEGHNRNKAGSILFLKALAPNIAKVSQDSKVTSEVLQAIGDNALSVLNPVMAACKAMADAAHGIEGSTIVTTMARNGTDFGIRVSGMGEQWFTAPAQIPKGLYFPGYKESDANPDIGDSTITETAGIGGFAMAGAPAIVTFVSGTPKDALNASLEMYEITFAEHKYFTIPPFDFRGTPTGIDLQKVIETGITPRVNTGIAHKKAGIGQVGAGLVRPPMKIFEEAFVAFAEKYGV
- a CDS encoding choice-of-anchor D domain-containing protein; translated protein: MKKMTTLFYVLLFSVSATFVGAQTKPVLTQINFLVSSGDTVTETSNGRVTVELQFDIQIPMNETVSPTVKFGLDQSFPLPLLTGSSVWSPGNIWHGDFIVSNLNPSTADGEYIFQVFDAESVFGVKMDTTLSTDPGLNKTLFICRSGELLLDTTTVDFGTVTLGPPLGPPTMTVTINNQSCAELNVSGISVPSPFRLVNPIGSFPPIPGNGSRLVTVEFNPTQRTSYSKNMTIISDDRFQTSRRDTVQLFGSGKGPRIEVSSNSVDSLDSLPFGKVEVGSDSTLSFLVSNPKAANASLGDTLNVSNIFTNSGVFTVSATELTIPPDSTKNVDVTFTPADRVFYNALMQIFSDDGITPIRTVSLSGHASDEAAPPAITGLSVNFDIGRLISAGSLGLCWDPVTDPSGIAAVWYYFSRTPTTQSARPDTGRTANSVGGRIVLLPNASCVSLPLLNRITSGQWYCYVWLEDGIGNSSWANRAEDFFYYDINPPGIPTIASRSIPELQWFSANHAFRLTLNIPVDESRNSRDAVEVFWKYQDPPSSSTDFDGSHEFNPPSGETELFTVPFNSEQLCGDDSLYFWLADSAGNVDANNYALTRYRFDMCPPNITRILPDAQNIANLGQAFIDTVTITDHVSIDTSSIRLHYRFGGAESEEPSRRLTRISGTDTYILDIPDAGVTKRGVEYQVVATDDLGNMAAGPISSLCDSDSLWFPVRTRLEGEGDFRIDIDGGPVPLVAGDTTNSYQLFSVPYDLDNGQVMQVLADDLGAYDDTMWRFFDFKNDGSISGCPENPELCFVEAETARDFTPGRSYFIITRQENVIVDGGPGQTRRTVCNDTVQVYEGWNLIATPFNFPVHKESLSLINSNSIVSLRSYAGGWNITDVMETWKGYALFVTSDSGKDDMYLVVRPRAAPGTVSKVTADLGFGPGDWAVQISGRVGQIHDLENWAGVLQNAQPGFDNFELAEPPVIGQFLKVSFAHPGWNLPTDEFSTDFRPAGISEQVWQFDVNTNEAYADVRLSFDFLGDFPANAEVHLIDEAVQSAHNLRANSVYSFKSGKDGAEKKLKLIVGSHQFATTQAGDIGLVPEQFELLQNFPNPFNPETSIRYNLPEASRVSIVIYDLLGRRVRTLIDSQQKETGYFTARWNGHDDLGGQVATGVYIYQLKTSSKSISRKMILLK